One window from the genome of Candidatus Cloacimonadota bacterium encodes:
- a CDS encoding insulinase family protein yields MKKPKLLHGFELLQSQKIKELNCTYNRYRHQKSGADLIHLSCLDNNKAFNITFKTIPEDDTGCPHILEHSVLNGSKNYPAKGTFMELIKGSLNTFINAMTSSDWTSYPVASTNDKDFVNLMRVYLDAVLYPRIYDDPKILAQEGWHYELFSEDGEINYRGVVYNEMKGAFSSVDSIVSRQCMHAQFPDTPYGFESGGDPDAIPKLNQEKFIAFHAKYYHPSNSKIWLYGDMDIDATLQIIDAEYLSNFEDPGFKVEMPEQKPFRAAKKLKLQYPLADDTDLTDEYYLALNFSYGKVTEPFLDQKISLMSELLMHYPASPLKNAIRESGLCKDSSISVQGDILQPTISIICKH; encoded by the coding sequence ATGAAAAAACCTAAGTTATTGCACGGCTTTGAACTTTTACAGAGCCAAAAAATTAAAGAACTGAACTGTACTTATAATCGTTACCGCCATCAAAAGAGTGGAGCAGATCTAATTCATTTATCTTGTTTGGACAATAACAAAGCCTTTAATATTACCTTTAAAACTATTCCAGAAGATGATACCGGGTGTCCACATATTCTAGAACATTCAGTATTAAATGGCAGCAAAAATTATCCAGCCAAAGGCACTTTTATGGAGCTGATTAAGGGAAGCTTAAATACCTTTATTAATGCCATGACATCTTCAGATTGGACGAGCTATCCGGTTGCTTCCACAAATGATAAGGATTTTGTGAATTTGATGCGAGTGTATCTGGACGCGGTGTTGTATCCCAGAATTTACGACGATCCAAAGATTCTGGCTCAGGAAGGTTGGCACTATGAGCTGTTCTCGGAAGATGGAGAAATAAACTACCGGGGTGTAGTTTACAACGAAATGAAGGGAGCGTTTTCTTCGGTGGATTCAATTGTGAGTAGGCAATGTATGCATGCCCAGTTTCCAGACACACCTTACGGATTTGAGAGTGGTGGAGATCCAGACGCCATCCCCAAATTAAATCAGGAAAAATTCATTGCATTTCATGCAAAGTATTATCATCCCTCCAATAGTAAGATTTGGTTGTATGGCGATATGGATATTGATGCTACTTTGCAGATAATTGATGCGGAATACTTAAGTAATTTTGAGGATCCTGGCTTTAAAGTAGAAATGCCGGAACAAAAGCCCTTTAGAGCCGCTAAGAAATTGAAATTGCAATATCCTTTAGCAGACGATACTGATCTTACCGATGAATATTATCTTGCGCTCAATTTTAGTTATGGAAAGGTTACGGAACCATTTTTGGATCAGAAGATTTCGCTTATGAGCGAATTGTTGATGCACTATCCAGCGTCACCCTTAAAGAATGCAATACGGGAATCGGGATTGTGTAAAGATTCTAGTATATCGGTACAGGGCGACATCTTACAACCCACAATTTCTATTATCTGCAAGCAT